Proteins encoded within one genomic window of Phototrophicus methaneseepsis:
- a CDS encoding aminotransferase class III-fold pyridoxal phosphate-dependent enzyme, with translation MVSHQNGFVLREPGEKSRDVIQRDIKTLSPSYTRSYGFAVDHGQGAEVWDVDGNRYIDFAAGIAVLSTGYSHPRVVKAITDQAQKYLHIGGTDFFCPKPVELAERLQQIVPIHHTAPEDKLVYFANSGTESIEAALKLARYQEGRSHVIAFYGGFHGRTMGSLSLTASKYKQREGYPYIPGGVTHIPYPSRAECDDCGEGSDCSDQSWCDAVAFIEKFVLKMVSPSEIAAVVVEPIQGEGGYLVPRDDFFPKLREFCDKHGILLVVDEIQSGVGRSGKFTALEHWGVAADIVCLAKGLGSGMPIGAVVASNKVMGQWVPGAHASTFGGNPVSCAAALATLDVFEEEGLLAHVTELGDYTLDRLTRFKADHPILKRIDGKGFMIGLDFVDANGEPAPKLRDAVVNQCYLDGLLTLGCGANGIRFAPPLVLTRELLDEGLMILERAIAHIEEEMWETT, from the coding sequence ATGGTGTCCCATCAGAATGGGTTCGTCTTACGTGAACCCGGTGAAAAATCGCGTGATGTGATTCAGCGTGATATTAAGACGCTTTCTCCGTCCTATACGCGTAGTTATGGTTTTGCCGTTGATCATGGGCAAGGCGCTGAAGTCTGGGATGTTGATGGCAATCGTTACATCGACTTTGCAGCGGGCATTGCCGTCCTGTCGACGGGGTATAGTCATCCGCGTGTGGTGAAAGCCATCACTGACCAAGCACAGAAATATTTACATATTGGTGGCACGGATTTTTTCTGCCCAAAGCCGGTTGAGCTTGCAGAACGTTTACAACAGATTGTTCCTATTCATCATACAGCCCCAGAAGATAAGCTTGTTTATTTTGCAAATTCAGGCACGGAATCCATTGAAGCTGCGCTCAAGCTAGCTCGCTACCAGGAGGGGCGCTCTCACGTGATTGCCTTCTATGGTGGTTTTCATGGTCGCACAATGGGATCGCTTTCGCTAACAGCGAGCAAATATAAGCAGCGCGAAGGCTATCCATACATCCCTGGTGGTGTGACGCATATTCCATATCCGTCACGTGCTGAATGCGATGATTGTGGTGAAGGCTCTGATTGTTCTGATCAAAGTTGGTGCGATGCTGTTGCCTTCATCGAAAAATTCGTCTTGAAGATGGTTTCTCCCTCTGAGATTGCGGCTGTTGTGGTTGAGCCAATCCAAGGCGAAGGTGGCTATCTTGTGCCGCGTGATGATTTCTTCCCCAAGCTGCGTGAATTCTGCGATAAGCATGGTATTTTGCTTGTCGTTGATGAAATTCAATCGGGAGTAGGCCGCAGTGGTAAATTTACGGCCCTTGAGCATTGGGGTGTAGCGGCTGATATCGTCTGTTTGGCTAAGGGACTTGGTTCTGGTATGCCAATTGGCGCTGTCGTTGCCAGCAATAAGGTTATGGGGCAGTGGGTGCCGGGCGCACATGCCAGTACATTTGGGGGTAATCCTGTTTCCTGTGCTGCCGCACTTGCCACCCTTGATGTTTTTGAAGAAGAAGGCTTGCTCGCTCACGTTACGGAGTTAGGTGATTATACGCTTGATCGCCTGACTCGCTTTAAGGCTGACCATCCGATTCTTAAGCGTATTGATGGTAAGGGCTTTATGATCGGGCTGGACTTCGTCGATGCGAATGGTGAACCTGCCCCCAAGCTGCGCGATGCGGTCGTTAACCAGTGTTACCTGGATGGTTTGCTGACCCTGGGATGTGGCGCGAATGGCATTCGCTTTGCACCACCGTTGGTGCTGACGCGCGAGCTGCTGGATGAGGGCTTGATGATTCTTGAACGTGCGATTGCGCATATTGAAGAAGAAATGTGGGAAACAACTTAA
- a CDS encoding flavin reductase family protein yields MDSQVFKNIMSRWLTGISVITTNYEGEIQGFTANSFASVSIDPFLISMSVGKTLYAGDLIQKSGTFAINILTKDQAEWGKLFAGFYSDRENRFENIVYSTTKSGNPILPGVFAWMDCRIYQTVDVGASTLILGEVTDGSFSVEGEPLAYFHRQWGHFVADE; encoded by the coding sequence ATGGATTCTCAAGTATTCAAGAACATTATGTCGCGCTGGCTAACGGGCATCAGCGTGATAACAACCAACTATGAGGGAGAAATCCAGGGCTTCACGGCGAATTCCTTCGCCAGTGTGAGCATTGATCCATTCCTTATTTCCATGAGCGTGGGCAAAACATTATACGCCGGTGACCTTATCCAAAAGAGCGGCACCTTTGCGATTAACATCCTGACAAAAGACCAGGCTGAATGGGGTAAGCTCTTCGCAGGTTTTTACTCAGACCGGGAAAATCGCTTCGAGAATATCGTCTACAGCACCACCAAAAGTGGCAATCCTATTCTGCCAGGCGTGTTTGCCTGGATGGACTGTCGCATTTACCAGACAGTGGATGTGGGTGCAAGCACTCTGATTTTAGGCGAAGTCACAGATGGGTCCTTCTCTGTTGAAGGCGAGCCGCTGGCTTACTTCCATCGACAATGGGGACACTTTGTTGCTGATGAATAA
- a CDS encoding NAD(P)-dependent oxidoreductase produces the protein MANVGYIGLGLMGAPMARNLMKAGHKLIVHNRSQAIVEELVKEGASSADSPKAVAEQSDFVFTNLPDSPDVEKVTLGADGIREGAHEGLIFIDNSTIKPETARLIAEELEKVGIQSLDAPVSGGDIGAKAGTLTIMVGGNPTTYETALPLLQAMGKNITYIGESGAGQIAKAANQVIVAGTMVAMAEALVLAQKSGVDPARVVEAISRGAAQCWALDNKPQKLFKRDLAPGFKASMQAKDLKIVVDTARTFNTSLPLTAVSHQLFEAMVAMGNGHLDNSAVVTVLEALANTTVQTDTELS, from the coding sequence ATGGCTAACGTAGGATATATTGGGTTGGGATTGATGGGCGCACCTATGGCCCGTAACCTCATGAAGGCTGGGCACAAACTGATTGTACACAATCGCAGTCAGGCTATTGTGGAAGAATTGGTGAAGGAAGGCGCATCATCGGCAGACAGCCCCAAGGCCGTAGCAGAGCAAAGCGATTTCGTCTTTACGAACCTGCCGGATTCCCCTGATGTTGAAAAGGTCACCCTTGGCGCAGATGGCATCCGTGAAGGCGCCCATGAAGGCCTGATCTTCATTGACAACAGCACCATCAAGCCAGAAACAGCACGCCTCATTGCTGAAGAATTAGAGAAAGTCGGCATCCAATCCCTTGATGCACCTGTCAGCGGGGGTGATATTGGCGCAAAAGCAGGTACACTAACCATTATGGTTGGCGGTAATCCTACGACGTATGAGACTGCCCTCCCCCTCTTACAAGCAATGGGCAAAAATATCACATACATTGGCGAAAGCGGAGCAGGACAAATCGCTAAGGCCGCTAATCAGGTCATCGTTGCGGGAACTATGGTCGCAATGGCCGAAGCACTCGTTCTGGCACAAAAAAGTGGCGTTGATCCGGCGCGTGTGGTCGAGGCTATCAGCCGTGGCGCAGCCCAATGCTGGGCACTGGATAACAAACCTCAAAAGTTATTCAAGCGAGACCTGGCCCCGGGTTTTAAGGCCAGTATGCAAGCCAAAGATCTCAAGATCGTTGTTGATACGGCCCGCACTTTCAACACGTCCTTACCTTTAACAGCCGTTTCGCATCAACTTTTTGAAGCCATGGTCGCTATGGGTAATGGACATCTGGATAACAGCGCAGTTGTCACTGTTCTGGAAGCACTCGCCAATACAACGGTCCAGACTGATACTGAGCTTTCATAA
- the dnaK gene encoding molecular chaperone DnaK: MSKIVGIDLGTTNSVVAVLEGGEPVVIANAEGNRTTPSIVAFNKNKERLVGQSAKRQAVVNPENTIFSIKRLMGLTYEDAKSEGERLPYEVVSGPGGDARVNVPVTGKQYSPQEISAMILGKLKKDAEAYLGEPVTQAVITVPAYFNDSQRQATKDAGRIAGLDVLRIINEPTAASLAYGLDKKSNETILVFDLGGGTFDVSVLEVGDGVVEVRSTSGDTHLGGDDWDDVIVNWIVDEFKRENGIDLRNDRQALQRLKEAAEKAKVELSSMVQSEINLPFITADASGPKHLTLTLTRAKFEQLSADLLKRVETPVLQALKDADLTKNDIQEVVLVGGSTRMPMVQELVERLLGKTPNKSVNPDEVVAVGAALQAGVLSGDVKDILLLDVTPLSLGVETMGGVFTKLIERNTTIPVRKTETFSTAADNQPAVDIHVLQGERPMAADNMTLGQFQLTGIAPAPRGLPQIEVAFDIDANGILNVSAKDKATGKEQKITITASTNLSENDVDRLVREAEQNREADEQRAQLIQARNEADAIAYQVEKSLNELGEKVPNSDRAQIEAQLNDLRNVMQRDDANAIRNSIQNLQNAAHALSQQMYAEQPGQPGSQPEGNNGQGESDPDVIEGEFTQA, from the coding sequence ATGAGTAAAATAGTCGGCATTGACCTTGGTACAACAAACTCTGTTGTTGCCGTCCTTGAAGGCGGTGAGCCGGTTGTCATTGCCAATGCAGAAGGCAATCGGACAACCCCCTCGATTGTAGCTTTCAACAAAAACAAAGAACGCCTTGTAGGTCAATCTGCAAAGCGTCAGGCAGTGGTTAACCCGGAAAACACCATTTTCTCAATCAAGCGTTTGATGGGCTTGACCTATGAAGACGCCAAATCAGAAGGTGAGCGACTCCCCTATGAAGTCGTTTCCGGCCCTGGTGGTGATGCGCGTGTTAACGTACCCGTCACAGGTAAGCAGTATTCACCGCAAGAAATCAGTGCCATGATCTTGGGCAAGCTGAAAAAAGATGCGGAAGCCTACTTGGGCGAACCTGTTACGCAGGCAGTAATCACAGTACCAGCGTATTTCAACGATAGTCAGCGTCAGGCGACAAAGGATGCTGGTCGTATCGCTGGCCTGGATGTCTTGCGTATCATCAATGAGCCAACAGCCGCTTCGCTTGCCTATGGTCTGGATAAGAAATCCAACGAAACCATTCTCGTCTTTGACCTGGGTGGTGGTACGTTTGATGTATCCGTGCTTGAAGTCGGCGATGGCGTGGTCGAAGTTCGCTCAACGAGCGGTGATACACATCTGGGTGGTGATGACTGGGATGACGTTATCGTTAATTGGATCGTTGATGAATTCAAACGCGAAAATGGCATCGACTTGCGCAACGATCGTCAGGCCCTACAACGCCTGAAGGAAGCTGCTGAAAAAGCGAAGGTTGAACTGTCTAGCATGGTACAGTCAGAAATCAACCTGCCCTTCATCACGGCTGATGCCAGTGGTCCGAAGCATCTGACCTTGACATTGACCCGCGCCAAGTTCGAACAACTCAGCGCAGACTTGTTAAAGCGCGTTGAAACGCCCGTACTCCAGGCCTTAAAAGACGCAGACCTGACTAAAAATGACATTCAGGAAGTCGTGCTGGTGGGTGGTTCCACCCGTATGCCCATGGTTCAAGAACTGGTAGAACGCTTGCTGGGTAAAACCCCCAACAAAAGCGTGAACCCAGACGAAGTTGTGGCCGTTGGTGCAGCATTGCAGGCTGGTGTCTTGTCTGGTGATGTCAAAGACATCTTGCTGCTGGATGTAACGCCCCTGAGCCTGGGTGTGGAAACAATGGGCGGTGTCTTCACCAAGCTCATTGAACGTAACACCACGATCCCTGTGCGCAAGACAGAGACTTTCTCCACGGCTGCTGATAACCAGCCCGCAGTAGATATCCATGTCTTGCAGGGTGAGCGCCCCATGGCAGCAGATAACATGACCCTTGGGCAGTTCCAGTTGACAGGGATCGCCCCGGCACCGCGTGGCTTGCCACAGATCGAAGTGGCTTTCGACATTGATGCGAACGGCATCCTGAACGTCAGCGCTAAAGACAAAGCGACAGGCAAGGAGCAGAAAATTACCATTACTGCCTCCACGAACCTGAGCGAAAATGATGTCGATCGTCTTGTCCGTGAAGCTGAACAGAACCGCGAAGCGGATGAGCAGCGCGCTCAACTGATCCAAGCCCGTAACGAAGCGGACGCTATCGCCTACCAGGTTGAAAAATCCCTGAATGAACTGGGCGAAAAGGTGCCGAACAGTGATCGTGCCCAGATCGAAGCTCAGCTCAACGATCTACGCAATGTGATGCAGCGCGACGATGCCAATGCAATCCGCAACAGCATCCAAAATCTGCAAAATGCAGCTCATGCGCTGTCACAGCAGATGTATGCAGAACAGCCTGGTCAGCCAGGTAGCCAGCCCGAAGGGAACAATGGCCAGGGCGAAAGCGACCCGGATGTGATCGAAGGCGAGTTCACACAGGCATAA
- a CDS encoding M24 family metallopeptidase, translating into MVVQTFQLKIADSEFAERKEKLRAYVEEMGVSGIILFDSDYILYFTGFKFIPTERPIAFAMTSQGNSGLYVPRLEFEHARANALIDRVDYYKEYPDKTHPAQGLLNMLSDMGLNDTVLADHDGYPWIFGYRGPALTESGYTVKSPRAFIEDQMAIKSEAEIRLLQESARWGNLAHQLLQRYTVVGATETVVEQRASNEATLAMMDAIGPIYRAQNTNGAFAGYRGQIGRNASIPHALANNITFQKGDVLVTGATAGVWGYVSELERTMFLGNPTDEQKRLFDHMLALQDLAIAAIEPGKPCSAVDTEVRQYFADHDLTEYWKHHSGHTIGIRYHEGPFLDVGDDTIIQPGMVFTVEPGLYAPGIGGFRHSDTVVVREDGVAFITYYPRDLDSLILPA; encoded by the coding sequence ATGGTTGTTCAAACGTTCCAGTTGAAGATTGCAGATAGTGAATTTGCAGAGCGCAAAGAAAAATTGCGTGCTTACGTTGAAGAAATGGGTGTAAGCGGGATTATCCTCTTTGACAGTGACTACATCCTCTATTTCACGGGCTTTAAGTTCATCCCCACCGAGCGGCCTATTGCCTTTGCTATGACTTCTCAGGGGAATAGTGGGCTTTACGTGCCACGTCTGGAATTTGAACATGCCAGGGCGAATGCGCTTATTGATCGTGTGGATTACTACAAAGAATACCCTGATAAGACGCATCCCGCGCAGGGCTTACTGAACATGCTCAGCGATATGGGCCTGAATGACACGGTTTTAGCAGATCATGATGGATATCCCTGGATATTTGGCTATCGTGGGCCAGCACTGACCGAAAGTGGCTACACTGTGAAATCGCCCCGAGCTTTCATCGAAGATCAAATGGCTATCAAATCAGAAGCAGAAATCCGGCTATTACAGGAGAGTGCACGCTGGGGCAATCTTGCGCATCAACTATTGCAGCGCTATACAGTCGTCGGTGCGACGGAGACTGTGGTTGAGCAGCGTGCTTCTAACGAAGCAACGCTGGCGATGATGGATGCTATCGGGCCAATTTATCGCGCTCAGAATACGAATGGTGCCTTTGCAGGGTATCGCGGGCAGATTGGTCGTAATGCTTCGATACCACACGCCCTGGCGAATAATATTACATTCCAGAAGGGGGATGTGTTGGTAACGGGCGCGACGGCGGGGGTATGGGGATATGTTTCCGAATTAGAGCGGACGATGTTCTTGGGCAACCCTACTGATGAGCAGAAACGACTTTTTGATCATATGCTGGCGCTGCAGGACCTTGCCATTGCAGCTATTGAACCGGGTAAACCGTGTTCGGCTGTGGATACGGAAGTACGTCAATATTTCGCAGATCATGATTTAACGGAGTATTGGAAGCATCATAGCGGTCATACGATAGGGATTCGTTATCATGAAGGGCCGTTCCTGGATGTTGGCGATGATACAATTATCCAACCGGGGATGGTTTTCACAGTAGAACCTGGACTTTATGCGCCTGGTATTGGCGGTTTCCGGCATTCAGATACCGTGGTTGTCCGTGAGGATGGTGTGGCGTTTATTACTTACTATCCGCGTGATCTGGATAGCCTGATTTTGCCTGCATAG
- the ppgK gene encoding polyphosphate--glucose phosphotransferase, protein MEIMGIDIGGSGIKGAPVDLDRGELASDRCRIPTPHPAKPEAVTDVVAQIIQSFQWNGPIGCTFPAIMKDGIAYSAANVDDDWIGTDAQRLIQRKTGDPVKVINDADAAGLAEMRYGAGRGKMGVVIVLTIGTGIGSAIFIDGHLVPNTELGHLEIRGKEGEHRASDKVREDKNLSWKKWAKRLNEYFQHVEFLFSPDLFIVGGGVSKKYDKYFPYLDLRTEIVPAQLRNEAGIIGAALAAEELI, encoded by the coding sequence ATGGAAATTATGGGCATTGATATTGGTGGCTCTGGCATTAAAGGGGCACCAGTTGATCTTGACCGAGGGGAGTTGGCGAGTGATCGCTGTCGTATCCCAACGCCACACCCTGCGAAGCCGGAAGCCGTCACAGATGTCGTAGCGCAGATTATCCAGTCATTCCAGTGGAACGGTCCAATTGGTTGTACGTTCCCTGCGATTATGAAAGATGGCATTGCCTATAGCGCTGCGAATGTCGATGATGATTGGATAGGTACAGACGCACAGCGGCTTATTCAACGTAAGACAGGCGATCCTGTGAAGGTCATCAATGATGCTGATGCGGCTGGCCTTGCTGAAATGCGTTATGGTGCGGGCCGGGGGAAAATGGGTGTCGTGATTGTCTTGACGATAGGGACAGGTATCGGCAGCGCGATTTTTATTGATGGGCATTTAGTGCCGAATACGGAATTAGGCCATCTTGAGATCCGTGGCAAAGAAGGCGAACATCGTGCCTCGGATAAAGTGCGGGAAGATAAAAACCTGAGTTGGAAGAAGTGGGCTAAGCGCTTAAATGAGTACTTCCAGCATGTAGAATTTTTATTCTCACCGGATTTATTTATCGTGGGCGGAGGGGTTAGCAAGAAATACGATAAATATTTCCCCTATCTGGATTTACGGACGGAGATTGTGCCGGCCCAACTCCGTAATGAGGCGGGGATCATTGGCGCTGCTCTGGCTGCTGAAGAACTCATCTAA